Genomic window (Musa acuminata AAA Group cultivar baxijiao chromosome BXJ1-9, Cavendish_Baxijiao_AAA, whole genome shotgun sequence):
ATGCCCAGTACATCCAACGTATCAGCAGGCCAGTAAAGTCTGCTCAATATCTCCTGTTTCAATGAAAAATATgagatcatataaaaaaaataaaaattcctaTCTTTCCTGTTTCTAATATGAGACTATATCAAAAATTGATAGAAGTTCCTATACAAAATAAAGAGTGCTAAAAAGAGGCCATATTCTACCATGCGGCCCAAGTACATAACTGAATGGCCAAGGGACATAACATATTTGAAATTTAAGGTATTCTTAACTGATTATGTGGGACAAGCAAATTGGAGCTTCTGCACTTTTTAATCACCAGGATTCACTCTAATGGAAGTCATCAACAAACCCAACTAAGAGAGTATCACGGAATTAAAATGATAGAATACATAGAGACTAGAATAATTTTAACAACCATGGGTGCACTTGATTATTATTCCATGAGAAACCTATTGGCAGAAGATCCTTGTGAAGTCTACAGGAATCTTTGACAATCGATTAGTTTACACAAAAAAAGGTTAATAGATAAGAAAATTAACTAACCATGATTCTTATGCTTCCAGCTTCTAAatccttgatccttttcatgagaaTTTCATTCTTTGCTCTGAGTACATCATTCTCATTTTTCAATACGGCCATCATCCTTGCTGAGTCCTCGTATTCTTGCTagtgaaaaaggaaaaaatagtTAAACCCAGGGAACGCATGGTCTATTCTATGTAAGACAGTTTAAAAGGCAAAAATGCATAAGCATTTATGAAAATCAGAATTAAAACTTTAATATATAGAAAGAAGTTTACAAACATTGacaaaaacataaaagaaaaaaaaaaggcatggATGTTCTTATTCCACATTACTCCTCCAAACCACATAAGCTTGTCCACAACTTGTTATACATGATTCAACATTGGCTTACTTGTAAGAAGAATCTACGTTTTGAAACCCAGCACCCCTATGAAATTTATGGTGCTGAGTCAGTTATAAACAATGAAAGCACAGTGAACCATTCTACCATCAAATGCTTATATCTGGCTGTTGAATTATCCATGCCACGTGGTGCAAGTGTTTGGATGGAAGGGTTCCAGGTGCCTCTACAGTCAAACAAGTTACTTGAATTAATGTTGTCTTTCTTCATCCTTAGAGAATGTTTCTCTTCTCCAAATTCTTTTTCCATTACCATCCAAATCTAATGACCATTTCCTTCTGTTCTCATCCTCATCAATTATCCCTCCTCCTCTCTATCCATCTTTATTAGGCAGATCAGAGAGGTTCAACTATgcccagattttttttttcctatcttcCTCTAGCCATTTCCCAGCCTCTCTTAGTCTCACATAACTTTTGCACATTCTTTCACTATAATTTAGAGCATCCTAAATAATGGCACATTTGATTTCTATATTGTCCAAGAGAAATAAACCGCACCAATTCATCTCACTAATATTTACAAAGAAATCATGGAAACAAGTGCTTTGCCTTCCTGGAAAATGCTCaaggaaaagaacaaaaagaagagaaCAAGAAAAGACAAAAAAGGATCCCACATATAATCCAAACAGCATCTCTAAGTTTCCTAAAAATGCATACCCTTTTACGTATTCTTGACCTTCTTGCTGACTCCCTATTTGCCTGTTTTCTTCTCTCCCTGAATTCGTCGTCATCCTAGCAACAATTGCAATGGTCATTGGGGTAACATGTTAAGAAACCAAAAATAGGAAACAGAAAAAGATAATCATGAAGGCTGaacatatccttggtgtaatataaaCAATTAAGAGCGAAACTAGTAATATAATATGCAATATGAGCTTTGATGGGGTAGAGCTCTTCAAATTACCTACAATCACTGCTGTTCATGCATGACAGGGTTCGTTTCCTAGCAGCAATGGTGCAGACTTCATTTTGTTTGATGTTACTCTTGAAGGCACAGGTTCAATATGGGAAGAACTCCAAAGGTCCAATGTATAGTAAATGGCATTTAGTTTTCTTTTTCCGTTAAACTTTAGAATCACTCGATCTGTCATGTTTTGAAGGAGAGGAATGAAAACTGCCAGTGAATTGCAAATTATGGAAAGGCTTGAAGCTTTTTCTACTTTGACTGACCTTTTACGAAAAAGACTTTACCCATTTTGTGATCCATGCTGCACAGGTAATTTCAtcccatacatacatacatacatacatatattacaGACTTCAAATGAAATATATAACTTGTAACTtcagacaaatatatatatatatatatataatttttcttatctTAAACAACTACCTACAAGTGGTGACTAGTAAAGGATGGATAGAATGAAAAGACAACAAAATGATACCAGGCTACAATACTGATGACTCCAGATGACTAATCAACAGAAAGTCATGCCCACTACAAAGAAGAGGCAAGTTTTAAGCTCTACACTTGGCATCTCAATTCTCAAATAATTATCTACCTTGCAATCAGTTTTATCACAGTTCACCAGAAAGTCATCAACATCATTCAAAATCAGACACTTTATCATCTCTCCACATGTCACTCGGTTTGAAGTTTTTTAGAGCATCCTCTTGTTTTCCtagaatcacaaagtaagatgtcCCTAATTAATGATGCATTTGGTTTCCAGACTGCCCTAGAGAAGCAAACCACACCATTCCATCACACTAAATAGTTTCAAAGAAATCATAGAAGCCAATCCTCAAGAAACTTGATATCCGTGGTGTAAAGAAAGCATGAACATATCCTTGGTGCAAATACTTAAGAGTGAAAACCAGTAAAATAATATGCAACATGTGCTGTGATGGGGTATATTTCCCGAGAAATTACCTGCAACCGCTGTTGTTTATGCGCAACCGGGTCATTTCCTAGCAGTGGTGATGGATAACTACATTGGTTGATCTCTGTGTTCAATTCAGTTTCAGAACCAGGTGGCAATGCCCTTAGCAGTAGTGATTCTGGTGAAACTGACAGCGTTTTGACAGAATGCTCCCCTCTAACATCAGATGCTTCGATGTCGACACCATTATGTTGATCAGCAGTTACCAGATGTAAAGCTTCACCTAAGCAATTACAGAGTAGAATTTTGCACTCACACACAAGCTACTGATCCATAAAAGCCAAAATCATACAAGTCAATGAACGGACCCTTGGTGACTATGTCTTCGTATCTTCTCTTTCTAGATGACAAGAAGCCCTAAATACGAAAGAAAGATTAGAATAAGCAAAAATCAACAGGTAACTACTTTACTCTATGCATACAAGTTGTGACAAGCAAGCACGCCAAAGAATGCCATCATGCATGCTTAAAGAAGAATAACAGCTTAAGAACAAACTAGTGATGTATATCAGCCTATCTGCTGAGTTTTAGGACAATGCTATCTCCACGACCACAAACAGAAATATGACACAGTAATCACCACACGTTAATTCATCAATCCAGCAAATAAATATTACCTTCCATTCATCGTGATCAACGCTGCAGTtgaaacataaaataaatattcatgaCTGATTTAAACaactgaagaaaagaaaaaacaagaaTCAAACTCACTAGCTAGAGCTAGAATTCTTTCCAGACGCAGAGGATTTTCTGTCAACACGTCCAGATTTCTCTTGAGATCCCTCTGCTTTGCTTGCGGGACTCTCgttcctctcctcctccacctGCGGCAGAGGCCTCTCCTGGATTGTAGGAGCCGGATAAGGCGTCATCTGAGTACAATTAAAACCATAACGTATTCAGCAATCAATCAAGAATCCAATGACATCGTACTAGCGACCACAAATCATGGAAGATTAACATGGGCAGGCACAGAGGAAGACACGAAATTTCGTTGTCATAGAGCGGCTGGAAGTTATCCGAAGAGAAAGGGCAATTAAAATCGATTGTTTCCTTAGTCAGTCGACTCGAAAGTAACACAAACAAAGTAAAGAAGAGCACGCAATTCTCTCTTTTCGGTCCCTGCCAACCTGGGTCCGCAGGAAGACAGACGGCACTGCCCTCCCCttggctgccgctgccgctgcggtTTCCAGCGCCCACACCGGAGGCTGCAGTTCTTGAGGCGCCGCAGCTTCGGAGGTGGAGGCGAAAGCGGACTCCTTCGCAGGCGAACCCATCCCAGCTCACCAGAACTACGAAACACCGAAATAGCATCAAGATCAgtaacaagaagaagaaagcaaacgCCAACGACTTGCGATTGGAGAAAGAGAATGCATATGACGGTAATCGCGGAACCCGCGTCGGCGGCCAAGAAACTAGGTTGGGGCGAGGAGGGTGAATGGGCGGATTATATGGAGAGGAGTGTGGGGCATGGCTTGCCCAGTATGGCAAACTCTACTTAcaaacggagagagagagagagagagagagagagagagaggaagaggaaggaagggtgAATGGGCGGATTATATGGAGAGGAGTGTGGGGCAAGGCTTGCCCAGTATGGCAAACTCGACTTGCAAacggagagcgagagagagagaggaagaggaaggaaggtgaATGGACGGATTATATGGAGAGGAGTGTGGGGCAAGGCTTGCCCAGTATGGCAAACTCTACTTGCaaacggggagagagagagagaggaagaggaaggaagggtgAATGCGATCGCTGATTTTGGATCGTCGGAGGGATAGAATCCAAACGAGGAGGAAACGGAGTGGGAGTAGGAAGCGCGACGGCGTTCGGAAGGGTGACCGGCATTATAATTACATGAAGGTTTCTTGATGACGGACGCAGCATCGCGTGCGGGCATTCGGGTGGACGGCCACGTCGTCATCTGGGAAGAAATTAATTCTTCATAATATCGAGTAATTTCCCGGAAAAGAAAAGCCAATTGCGCATAGAGAGCCCCTTCCTTTTTCTTAAATAACCAAATATCTCTATTAAAAACTGTAAATTTCTTCTGTCAAAACACAGCATTTTATTTAATATGTTATAATACTTTGATTTTGTAACGAAGGCactatgattcactcttttatattattattattatattaaattaagtTATATAGCAAGTGATTTTACACGTGTTCCATCTTCTTATTATAAGTGTTTTAATCTTTTTCTATTGGAAGTGTTCTAATCAAATTCATATTGCAAGTGTTTATATTCTTCTTTTTACAAGTGTTTTGATTCTTTCTATTACAAGTGTCCTAATCCTTTTTTACTTTGATTTTTATCtttgcatttgctttgaatatgaaaaACTTATGGGTTTTATAAAAATTTAAACGACCTCTCATGaaattttagaatgttaagtttagtcTATAATGATATCAACTAGTGATAAATGGTTGgagaattaattatataaattatttagtttATGGATTTATAAGTattgttaatattttgttaagttaGCTTAGGTTTCTATAAATATAAATGATcaagtgatatgatatatgattataaattagaATTTGACTGAATATTTTTCGGTGCTTTTCTAGACTATATATAACCCTAAGTTTAAGATCAAGTGAAAAAATCAATTAACTTTTCTTAGAATTAAAATATGTCAAAATCTTCATAATTTTCATTAAGCCAACTCAAACTATCATATAGATTCCTTTATAATATACTAAAACTTATAATAAAGATGACTAATTAATATTAACTAAaagttaattataatatttttgaataaatttataacacaccttttttattattattgtggaATAAAAAAGCACAATTATATAGACTTGGTTAagtgtgaaaaaaaataaaaaaaatgatcatttaaaatatgatataaataattCTTAATCTTTATCCAAGACTACTAAATTCTTCATATAAATCATTTTAGGAGACCACAAAATCTATATAAAATTGATAATTGAGATAGGCAGGGATTAGAGGGCATAAAATTTGAATAAGATATTTTTCAATAATGTTATAACGTTTTGGTTCGATAATAAAACACATTATAAGTCCATTCAAATATATTACAACTTGATAGTGTGCCTTTTTTGAGTATCTAACTTTAAGAATACTTGGAAAACAATTTAAAATAGCAACAATCCAAAGACATTAAGTTGTATTAATTTCTTCAATACATAATTTGAATATTTCCTCAATAAATAAATTTACCATAAAAGAAGCACATGTCATCTTTGTTAATGAGTGCATGAGATTCACATGAATAATTCTTAAAATGACATAttagtttaataattattataagtgTCACTGTAAACATTGCGGTAAACAATTTTGTGGTTTAAAAACCAAAATTGTTACATGATTCACAAAAATAAATTTCAAGTGACCTGTCCACTGACTCACCGACAACACAATTGTAGAATGAGAACATGCAGGTGTTGTTTTGGTCTCCTTATGCTCGTCCATGGTGAGGTTCCAAGCATATAATCTCGAGTTCTCCAACATAGAGAAAAACAAGGAAATACAAGCTGAGTATAAGCTGTCAAATGAATCTAATGTATCAAACATTCTTGCATCAACAACTAATCTCTTGAACATACTATTATCACTGCATTGTTTGTGTTACAATATATAAAGATGAGTAAAAAAAGCTGAATTCTTAACCTGTATGGCAGCACTGATCTGTGGTAGCTTCACCTAAAAAATAGGTATTTTAATATCTTGCAAAAGAAGTGACAGATTAAGATGGTGTAAGATCAAAGGAATCTATGTCAAACTCCTTTTGAGTTCATCTGCATTAAATACTTTGTAACTTGATCAATCACAATTTGTTCAAGATGGATCATCAATAACAACTATATTACCAAAAAAATTGTAAGTGGGCTACATGATGAAGGAACAAAGCAAAGCCTGATAAATCAAGTGGAACTTTCATCAAAAGATGGTAGTAGAAACGTATATTGAAAGgcataacaaataaaatgattttttgcTCAAATTCTGTGGAATCCTTTGACTAGAGATGAAGAAGAGTCCGCTCTCAAAGAGGCGAGATGAAGAAGGGCATCCAGCTCAAATGTACTTGAGAGCTCAAAATGAGTACACTCTCAAGGAGGCATCATGTTTTTAGACACGATAACACTCTAAATATAAACTAGGCCAAATGAACTTCGTCATGTCGAGTTGATGGGCATATCTGACACGAACAAAAGTACAATGCATTTTTCAATCATCTAAAATGAGACAAGGCTTACTAGTCTAACTCTGTATCAGCTGCTTAACTAAATTCTAGCAAAAGAATGTGATTAAGCCACCGATTTATTGGCATCTTCATGTAACATAAATGATATATTCTAAAGGCAGGCTCTTCCCCTGATTCTCAACGACTGTAGGCCTAATCTCTCAGCTACAGGTATCCTCGTTGGCACAAAATAAGAGAAAAGACAAAACAGAATGACATTTAGCATGTACATTATCAACCATAAGTACAATATTATTCATAACTTGCAATTGATATAAAATTTGAATAAGAGTTAGAAACTTGAAATAGTACCAGCATATAGAATCAATGTACAGATGCATCGGAAAACTACAATTTGAATTACAAGCCAATAGTAAGAGTTATTTTGACAAGAATGAACGGACTAATTGTATACTACACTATGATGatacaaataaaataataacaGACTTGAGAGGAGAGATGTTCGAAACTACTTTAAAACAAATGAGAGCATTCACTATCAATGTTAAACACCACAAACAACTTGTAGTATTTATCTAAAAGCTGCTGTAAGTAATCATGAAGGGCCTACTGGGTACATTTAAGAGTGGATATTTTTGAAAAGTGAAATCAAATAAGAATTTACTATAAGAAAAAATAAGAACCAAACAACCGCATACAAAACAGTGACCAGAATATTTAAATATAGTATCAAGCAGCCTTCCCCAGATAGTCTTCAACTTGGTGATAAATCCTTCTTCATGAAAACCTGTTCCTGTTCTAAATATATTAGGTGATTTCCAAAATATGAATCTCTATGTAACactatgaaagaaaaagaaaaaaataataataagccaCATAAAATGGCTtcctaaaattaaataaaaagttCAAACTGAACTAAACTGTCAAGAAATGGAACTTCTCAAAAgttcaaggatttaaatatttcAAGTCAGCTAAACTTGCCATATTCACAGAGAAACCAATTAAATTCAAGATCCAGTAAGTAGTAGTTACCTAGTTTGCTTTTCCTTGGAAGCAAATCGACTTCCATAGTATAAATTACCTATGATCCAAATCAGTGAATGGCAATAGAAATCCTAATCTAAAATTTCCCTTTTTTTGCATAACCTGATGAGAAAACAATTAGTACAATaacaaggagatgcttgaaacaaacaGTAAATCTTAAATATAGAGTGCTGAATATTGAATCAATAAAACAAATCACCATATGTAAGATTTTCAAACAAGAGAGGAAAGATCAAGATTCACGAgtagtaaaaaaattaaattcgttcaaaaactttaaatattttatttgtagaATATTAAGTGTGGAACTGTTACATGAGTCAGTCCTGGGAAGTGGCTTGCAACTGAACAACTCCCAGCAAGAAAGTCATTAAATACCTAAGCCAGAAGGGGGAAAACGCTTTCCGTTACACATTTCTCAATGAGGAATCTGTCACTAACCACCAGGATTACGGGTGATCatgaaaatttaatttatagAAAAGATCAAATTGGCATGTATAGGCATATCTCTTAGCtaattgatttttgttgtttAAGCATTGCATCACAGACCTTCGCAGCATCCAGACCATAGCCAACATTATGAACCCTGATGATATTAGCACCAGCCAAAATGCCAGCTGTGACGGCAGCAATGGTGGCAGGATCTCTCTCATCAGGACTTCTATTGCAGATCTCACCCAAAAATCTTTTTCTAGATGGTCCAAGCAAGATTGGCACATGTGAAGCAGCCAAGCTTTTCTTACCAATTTCTCTCCGGATGTTTGATAGACCCATAATTAGTTCCAAGTTGTGTTCAGTTTTCTTTGAGAAGCCAATGCCAGGGTCAATTATTATCCGCCATATGGGAATTCCTGCTAATTCGGCTTCATGCAACTGGTTATATAATTCAGAAGCAACTTGCTCACAAACATCTTCATACTTCAAATTTTCATTACTTTGCATGGTAGTTGGATCACCTCTCATATGCATTGCAATATAAGGAACACCAAGGTCTCTTACTACACTCAAAATTTTAGGGTCAAGCTGTCCACCAGAGACGTCGTTAACAATATGAACCCCTCTGTTTACCGCTACAGATGCAACTTCTGCATAGAATGTATCGACTGACAATAGCTTCCCTTCCACCTCAGGCATTTTAACAACTGCATCTAATACTGGAATAAGCCTCTGAAGTTCTTCATCAACAGAAAGCCGACTTGCATTAGGGCGTGTAGATTGAGCACCAATATCAATAATATCTGCCCCTTCTGAGATCAACAACCTGACCTGAGAAACTGCAACGTTAACTTCCAAAAACTTCCCTCCATCACTAAAACTATCGGGAGTCAGATTTAGAACACCCATAACATGTGTCTTCTCTGACCAGTCCCATAAATGAGTTCCCATTGGTAAAACTCTTTTCAATCCTTTGCTCCCAATCAAGGATTCACCACCTAGTTTTTCCCACAATTCAAATATTCCACCTCTTCGTCCTACTAAAGAATGCCAACTTGCCACATTATCATTGTCAATAGATGATCCCAAAAGATCGATAAGAGGTGCTACGACAAAAGCCCTTTCCCATATACGCTCATGAGGCACTATAAGATCTTCAGACTCAATTTTGTACTTCCCATAGAAAAGAATGTCCAGGTCAATTGGCCTTGGACCATATCTAATTCCATCCTGCCGCCCTAAGTCCCTCTCAATCTGTTTAAGTGCTTTCAATAACTCATGAGGCCCAAGTTTTGTGGTACCTCTGACAGCAGAATTTAGAAATAAAGGTTGCTCAGTTACATAAGCAGGCTCTGACTCGTATAAGCAGCCATGTCTTGTGATATTTACACCTAATTTCTTCATCATTTGCAATGCTTTATTGAAATTATGGATTCTGTCTCCAACATtgctacctaaagcaatcacaacTTCCTCTTCTGAAGATTGAACCGAACATTCTGCAGAAGAATGGATCCGGTAACAAAATGGGATCGGGTGAAAGTAGGTGCATCTGGAAGTTCTAAAGTTCAATCCTGCAACACAGGGAGATGCGAATTCAGCCCAAAAAACCTAGCGCATGGGATGATTCTTTTTCTTGCGAAATTATCAGAAAATGCTTCAGAAAACAATACCTATGTGACTATTTGAATGGACAAAGCCTTTAAACCCATGCCTGAAGATGGGATACATATGCCTAAACATTTCCATGCCACGACAGAAAACTGGCAGTACTAATACAACGGCATCCGAGATCCACCGATTCGGAAAGGAGATGACGTACGACTTAGTTAAGATCAATGAGATTTAAATGCGGATCCATATGCTGTTCGAATTCTACccatataaatttcttttaaTTCCACGATTTTTCTGTACGTCAGAGATAAGAAAAATAGTCAAGTTTCGCACAAATTTGCTTAATATCCGCTGAAGAAGCTATCATCAGGCTCATTCTAATGAAAGTACTTGTATCAAAGAAGCAGCTTTAATGTAGAAAAGGATGATACAACAATGGACCACAAAAAAGACTGGCGAGTCAGCCAAAGCGACACATAAATGCGTAGCCGATGAGATGAAATCTAAATATTACGAGTTCCAACACACGATCCAGAAGAAAAAGACCATCACTTCAAGCCATATCTAAGGATTCGAAACACAAAATCTCAAAATTTGATGGTTGTAAGAGTTACTGATGGAGATCTTCAAATGCATGGACTTTCGATAATAATGAATATTTGGGACTAAATCCTACGGTCGTGTCCCAATAATCTccaccaaaaagaaagaaagaacaacaGTAACAAGGAACCAGGCTGGGGCATCACTCACTGAACTCACAGTTGATGGCATCAAGATGTATTTTTGGCTGAACAAACAGGCAGACATGATCATCTAGTTTCCGTCGGGGAGAAGCGAGGGGATGGGTGGATTAGATCTCGATGGGGTTGGTGGCAGACCACTTAGCGGATCTGATCCGTGTCGATCCGTACCCGATCCGGTACTGCAAagatccgagagagagagagagagagagagagagagagagagagagagagagaggggagagacCTGATGGGGCGGTGCGGTTTCTGATATCAATGGAACCGGCGCGAGATTCGGCAACCGCGTACGCGGGGCGGGCGCACGACCGGGCGGCGAGAGCTACCCTCGCGCCGCCGCTCACCGATCCCATTCTCATCCCACTCCGGTCGTGCGGCGCCCAACACCGCCCACGCGGGGTGGAGCAGATTCCCAGCCGCCCTGAAGCAGCACTCGTCCTGCTCTCGTCGCCGCGGCCGCCACCCACAAGCCCTTCCTCGTGGGGTTCTAGGGTTTGAAACCTAAACAGCCCCTACAGCATCCCGGTCGTCCGCGCCCACTCCGGATTCTTCCCGGATAGAGTCCGAGTCCGATAGGGCACTAGTGCAGGAGATCAGCAAAATGTTAATTGCTTTTATTACTAATAGATAAAATATGTAAGGGCATATATGTGATTTTATAACCGGGCGATGGTTAATATGCAAACCTTCTTtatcaataaaagaacattatttTACGCAGTAATTATAGCTATAAGATAATATATTTCAGTTGTCCGCAATCAGCAATTACTGTTGTATTATATTGATGGTTATATAAGTGTTATATAGGTTCTCAAGGGAGGCCTCAATATACTGCGTATTTTCTTATAGCTATAATCGAAGAAAATACAATCAAACAAAAAGTCAAAGAATAATTTAACTGAAAAATGGTGGCACCGacacttgttcttcttcttcgtcttccatCGACTCTGTCTCTACTGTTTGATCTTGCTTTCTTTGGGAAAGCATATTTATGATCCTAATTAACCTGATAGCTTAAGCGTTTAGATCGCAACACTGCTGATTTCCACACACACATAATTTCCTGGATTTCTTGGTTCAATTCACATCATGTGTGATTAATCTGGATAGAAAGCAAAGAAAAAAAGGAGTGGATGGTCACAAGATGAACAACTTTTGAAACAACACACATTATTGTGAGGTGCTTCCGAGACACACATTATTATTCCAAGCATTAGAGGCAGAAGAAAGAAATAAAGTTCTCCAGGATCATAGGTATCTCTTCTCAACTCTTGCAGTAGTACTGGGCTTGGCACCCGCGGGTGTATGCATTTCCAGGTTGGGGAGCCTGCAATGGCACCCTATCCTTCTGCAGAGCTCCGTAGCTTATGGAGGTCTGTGTAGACTGGAGGATCCTCCTTCCTGTCTCTGATCCCAATGACCACTCCTCCGCTTCATGCATCTGCCCAATGGTGCCATTGAATTGACGTAAGTGAGCTTCCTCCACATCTCTACcatcagcagcagcagaaacTAGAAGCAGGAGTACTGCGACGCACAAGCAATGAACTCTCCCCAGCTCGGTTGCCATCGCCCAAACCACTCCCTCTATCGCCTTGCTTGCAGAAAGCTAGAGGTGATCTCAAAGTCCTAAGATCAGGCACTCTATTTGTGTGTAGCAACGAGGGCAACGGATCACCAAATTCTTCGCATGAGCACCAGGAACCCGCTTGTTTCATAGGAGAAAGCAATAGATCACCAAACTCTTCACATGAGCACCAGGTACCTGATAGCATATAAGATTTCCTTAATTATATAAGAAAATCTCTCTTACTTTTGAGGGAAATCTTTTAttatgttgaggaaaatctttcctcctaatctgtataaatagtagagggacatgttaatgcattcaagcctcttcaataaagcttcttatcttctattctttccaacattGTATTATAGCAGTgaaaaaagcgaagcttcgcccctGCCTC
Coding sequences:
- the LOC135582623 gene encoding folate synthesis bifunctional protein, mitochondrial-like isoform X3; its protein translation is MMKKLGVNITRHGCLYESEPAYVTEQPLFLNSAVRGTTKLGPHELLKALKQIERDLGRQDGIRYGPRPIDLDILFYGKYKIESEDLIVPHERIWERAFVVAPLIDLLGSSIDNDNVASWHSLVGRRGGIFELWEKLGGESLIGSKGLKRVLPMGTHLWDWSEKTHVMGVLNLTPDSFSDGGKFLEVNVAVSQVRLLISEGADIIDIGAQSTRPNASRLSVDEELQRLIPVLDAVVKMPEVEGKLLSVDTFYAEVASVAVNRGVHIVNDVSGGQLDPKILSVVRDLGVPYIAMHMRGDPTTMQSNENLKYEDVCEQVASELYNQLHEAELAGIPIWRIIIDPGIGFSKKTEHNLELIMGLSNIRREIGKKSLAASHVPILLGPSRKRFLGEICNRSPDERDPATIAAVTAGILAGANIIRVHNVGYGLDAAKVCDAMLKQQKSIS
- the LOC135582623 gene encoding folate synthesis bifunctional protein, mitochondrial-like isoform X2, producing MEMFRHMYPIFRHGFKGFVHSNSHIGLNFRTSRCTYFHPIPFCYRIHSSAECSVQSSEEEVVIALGSNVGDRIHNFNKALQMMKKLGVNITRHGCLYESEPAYVTEQPLFLNSAVRGTTKLGPHELLKALKQIERDLGRQDGIRYGPRPIDLDILFYGKYKIESEDLIVPHERIWERAFVVAPLIDLLGSSIDNDNVASWHSLVGRRGGIFELWEKLGGESLIGSKGLKRVLPMGTHLWDWSEKTHVMGVLNLTPDSFSDGGKFLEVNVAVSQVRLLISEGADIIDIGAQSTRPNASRLSVDEELQRLIPVLDAVVKMPEVEGKLLSVDTFYAEVASVAVNRGVHIVNDVSGGQLDPKILSVVRDLGVPYIAMHMRGDPTTMQSNENLKYEDVCEQVASELYNQLHEAELAGIPIWRIIIDPGIGFSKKTEHNLELIMGLSNIRREIGKKSLAASHVPILLGPSRKRFLGEICNRSPDERDPATIAAVTAGILAGANIIRVHNVGYGLDAAKVCDAMLKQQKSIS
- the LOC103997372 gene encoding DNA-binding protein EMBP-1, with the translated sequence MGSPAKESAFASTSEAAAPQELQPPVWALETAAAAAAKGRAVPSVFLRTQMTPYPAPTIQERPLPQVEEERNESPASKAEGSQEKSGRVDRKSSASGKNSSSSYVDHDEWKGFLSSRKRRYEDIVTKGEALHLVTADQHNGVDIEASDVRGEHSVKTLSVSPESLLLRALPPGSETELNTEINQCSYPSPLLGNDPVAHKQQRLQDDDEFRERRKQANRESARRSRIRKRQEYEDSARMMAVLKNENDVLRAKNEILMKRIKDLEAGSIRIMEILSRLYWPADTLDVLGIRPS
- the LOC135582623 gene encoding folate synthesis bifunctional protein, mitochondrial-like isoform X1, which gives rise to MRMGSVSGGARVALAARSCARPAYAVAESRAGSIDIRNRTAPSGLNFRTSRCTYFHPIPFCYRIHSSAECSVQSSEEEVVIALGSNVGDRIHNFNKALQMMKKLGVNITRHGCLYESEPAYVTEQPLFLNSAVRGTTKLGPHELLKALKQIERDLGRQDGIRYGPRPIDLDILFYGKYKIESEDLIVPHERIWERAFVVAPLIDLLGSSIDNDNVASWHSLVGRRGGIFELWEKLGGESLIGSKGLKRVLPMGTHLWDWSEKTHVMGVLNLTPDSFSDGGKFLEVNVAVSQVRLLISEGADIIDIGAQSTRPNASRLSVDEELQRLIPVLDAVVKMPEVEGKLLSVDTFYAEVASVAVNRGVHIVNDVSGGQLDPKILSVVRDLGVPYIAMHMRGDPTTMQSNENLKYEDVCEQVASELYNQLHEAELAGIPIWRIIIDPGIGFSKKTEHNLELIMGLSNIRREIGKKSLAASHVPILLGPSRKRFLGEICNRSPDERDPATIAAVTAGILAGANIIRVHNVGYGLDAAKVCDAMLKQQKSIS
- the LOC135594493 gene encoding rapid alkalinization factor-like, with the translated sequence MATELGRVHCLCVAVLLLLVSAAADGRDVEEAHLRQFNGTIGQMHEAEEWSLGSETGRRILQSTQTSISYGALQKDRVPLQAPQPGNAYTRGCQAQYYCKS